The window AGGTGGTGGCATGGCGTCGGCGGTCATGACCGGACCAAGGCTCGTGTCGGGCCGCCCGTCAAGCCAAGATGCTTCGCAATATCCTTGGAAAGACCCCTCAGGCGCCGGGGGCCGGTGGGGTCAGGAGATAGCCGAGGCCGCGGACGGTCTGGATGATGTCGACGTCGAGCTTCTTGCGGATGCGGCCGACGAAGACCTCGATGGTGTTCGAGTCGCGGTCGAAATCCTGGTCGTAGAGATGCTCAACCAGCTCCGTACGCGATACGACCCGCCCCGAATGGTGCATCAGGTAGGCCAGAAGCCGATATTCGTGCGAGGTCATCTTGACGGGATTGCCGGAGACGCTGACCCGCCCGGTGCGGGTGTCGAGCGTGACCGGGCCGCAGCTCAATTCGCTCTGGGCATGGCCGGTCGAGCGGCGCAGCAGGGCGCGGATACGCGCCAGCACCTCCTCCAGATGGAACGGCTTTGCGACGTAGTCGTCGGCGCCGGCATCGAAGCCCTGGACCTTGTCGCTCCAGCGGTCGCGCGCGGTGAGGATCAGGACCGGCATGGTGCGGCCATTGCGGCGCCAGGCCTCCAGCACCGAGATGCCGTCCTTCTTGGGCAGGCCGATGTCGAGCACCACGGCGTCGTAGGGCTCGTTGTCGCCGAGATAAAGTCCCTCTTCCCCGTCGAAGGCGCGGTCGACGACATATCCGGCGTCCGTCAGCGCCTTGGTGAGCTGACGATTGAGATCGGGGTCGTCCTCAACAACGAGCAGGCGCACGCTTCTCTCCAGAAATAGGCTGCACAATCGATTGGCAGAGATGAGCAATTCCGGCGTGAACTGAGTATGAACGTGGGGAACCGGTCGCGTTACTTTTTGGTCATATACGATGTGTTCGGCACTGGCGCGACTGCGCCCGCCACGCCACGGGCGAAGCCTGTGGCATATGGCGGGCGCAATGTGCCGCGTTAGGCGGCGAGTCGGAAGGTCCGCCCTTCCCGTCGATTTGCCGTCAGGTCCGGAAAAACACGAACCAGACGACGGCGAGGATCAGGATCGCTAACCCCGTGGAGATGGCGAGCAGCGCGGCCACCGAGGGCCCAGGTTCGGCTTGGCGCGCCTCGGTTGCGGTCTCGACGATCTGGCGGTCCTCGCGCGTGGTTGCCATGGTGACCTCAATCTCTGGATGTCGCCTCCGATGACCGCGACCTCATCACGGCCATTTGTCTCGAGCCAACGCGTGATCCGATTTGATGTTCCGGCGTTTTACCGAAGGATCGGGCAGAACCGCACGCCTAGCGACTGGTTAACGCAGTTGCAAGAATTCGCCCTGAGCCATGTATGATTCGCTGTTCCCCGATGGTATCCTCACAAGTCTGTCCTTGTTGCGTCTGGAGTAGCCCATGGCCCCCCGCGCCAATTGGAAGGGTTTTCTGCGTCTGTCGCTCGTGACCTGCCCGGTCGCGCTGTATCCGGCCACGTCGGACACCGAGAAGGTCTCGTTCAACCAGATCAACCGCAAGACCGGCCACCGGATCAAATATCTGAAGGTCGACGCCGAGACCGGTGACGAGGTGACCTCCGAGGACATCGTCAAGGGCTACAAGGTCGACACCGACACCTACATCGAAGTCACCAAGGACGAGCTCGACGACATCGCGCTCGACTCGACCCACACGATCGAGATCGACGAGTTCGTGCCGAAGACCGACATCGACAACCGCTATCTGATCCGCCCCTATTACCTCGTACCGGACGGCAAGGTCGGCCACGACGCCTTTGCGGTGATCCGTGAGACCATCCGCAGCATGGACAAGGTCGCGATCGGCCGCATCGTGCTGACCAACCGCGAGCACATCATTGCGCTGGAGCCGCTCGCGAGCGGGCTGATGGGCACGCTGTTGCGCTATCCCTACGAGGTGCGCAGCGAGACCGAATATTTCGACGACATCCAGGACGTCAAGCTGACGAAGGACATGCTCGACCTCGCCAAGCACATCGTCGAGAAGAAGTCCGGCGCGTTCGAGCCCGAACTGTTCGAGGACCATTACGAGACCGCGCTGATCGATCTCATCAACAAGAAACGCTCGGGCGCGCCGATCGCAGCCAAGTCCACGCCGAAGAGCGGCGGCAACGTCATCAACCTGATGGACGCGCTGAAGAAGAGCCTCGCGACCGAGAAGGACACGGCGCCCGTGGCGAAGGTCGCCAAAGAGACCGTCAAGGCCAAGAAGCCGAAGAAGCGCGTCGAAGGCCAACGCGAGATGCTGCTGCCGATCTCGGGCAAGGGCGGCAAGGACGCAGCCGCCAAGGAAGCGACGAAGGAAGCGGCACCGAAGAAGGCCGACAAGCCGGTGCGCGCGACGGCGCGAACCAAGAAGGCCGGCTGACGGCATCGCATCACCGGTCACGCCGTGACGTCTCCCCTCACCGATCGGGCAATCTGACATGCCCTGGTCGACGCCGTTCGACGATCCGATCGGCTTGCGCGGTGGACGCAGGCTGCGCACGCTGCAAGAGGCCGCCGACTTCATCATGCAACTGCCCGAGGCCGAGCAGCAGGAGCCGTGCTGGCAGACCGCGATCGAGATGCTGATCAACGCGGCGGAGACCGGCGGCGGCTGGTTGATATTCGCCCGCATCGGCATGCTGCGCGCGCTGAACGCTGGCAGCCGGCGTCGATGAGCCGCGATCGGCATGCTTACCGATCGGTTGACGAACAGCCTCAACAATCCCTTAAGCGACCTCGTCCCTTTCGGCACCAGGATGCCATCTTGCCGCAGCGGGTATTCCTACGGGACCAAAAATTAACCGCTGATTCCCTTTGAGTGCACCATGGTCGGGAGACCGAGGAGCCAGGGTTCACACCGCCGTGCCGCAGCAGAACGCCAGAAAGAACTACATCGGCATCGTGAGCGACACGACCGAGGAAGAGCGGATCGCCGACACGGCGCTGCGGGCGGTGAGCTATCTGGTCGGACGCCTCGCGGCAGTGCTGAAGCGCCCGGGCAAGGCCGCACCGGGCCGCCCGCTCTCGTCCTGAAACAGGACGACGACATCGCCAAATCCACGCGAATTGAGTGACGAAACCTTAAGTCAATCGATGACAACATGCGAAGGGACAGGCGAGGACGATCCGACCCGCGTTTTTGACGCGCCCACGAATTCGTAAATGAATTTACCATTCCGAAAACGGCGCCAGCCTACGTTGGACGGACGAACAGGAGTTGACGATGACTGTGCTCAGGTCATTTCTTGCCGATGAGAATGGTGCCACCGCCATCGAATATTGCCTGATAGCCGCTGGCATCGCGCTCGCGATCATCACCGCCGTGACCAACACAGGCAGTGCACTCCTGAGCAGCAAGTTCATCTCGATCAGCGCGGCGGTCAAGTAGCCGGCATAGCCGGTCGAGGGCACCGGGTCGTTATCGCACGGAGCTGGACGGCCTCAAATCGAGCTCGCGATCGGCTTCCGTACGTTCTCCCGCGATGAGAGCACGTTGGACCGTGGCCCAGCTCAGCAGTGCGATTGCGAGGCCCGCGGCGACGTCGGAAAAGTAATGGCTGCCGTCCACCGGCGTTGCCGCAATCATGGCGACATTGAGCAGCACGGCGATCCAACCCACGTATTTGACCGGCCGGAGCGCCAACAGGAAGAGAAGTCCAAGCGCGGCGTGCAAGCTCGGAAAGCTGATGATTCCCTCGGCGCCCTCCGCGACCAGATGGCGGAAGGTCCCGTCGCGCAATCCAAAGAATACCGGAAGGGGCAGATCTCGCGTGGTCGGCACGATCGCGGGAGAATCGAGTGCCGACAGATGCAAATGGCCCCAGACGCCCTGCGCCGGCATCAGAGCCGAAATGCCGATTGTCAGAAGCGTCGTCAGCACGAAGCTCAGCATGAAGACGCGCAGTCGCAGCGCATGACCTGCCGCGGCCAGTATGAGGACGACGGCCGTCGTTTGCACAGCAAAGCTCGCATAGGCCGCCGCCAGCAGCGCATGCAGGTGCGGAGCCGCGTTCATCACCTCAAGCCATGCCATCCAATCGAAGCCGAGACGGCGGTCCAGCACGGCGAGCTCGCCATCCCATAGCGGAAATGCCGCGCCTGCCGCGACATAGGACAGAGGAGCTGCCACCGCCGCAAACGCAATGATCTGGGCAGTGCTGATCAGCGCGCCGGCAAGAGCCGCGTCCTTCCTGACGGTTGAGTAGAACCAGCTCAGCAATATGAGCAGGCCCGCAACGAGGGTCGGTTTGCGGAATGATAGCCAGTCTATTTGGAAAGGCCCGAACGTCGAGGCGATCAATACTGCGCCGGCCGTGGCCCCGATCGCGATCCAGGCGATACGATCGGCACGGTTCAACCGGTCGAGATGGATGTCAGACAGGCTCAGCGTGTCCGTCATGAGGTCTGTCCGTTCGCCGGCCTGTTCACCGAGGTGCTCCTGCCAAGCTAGCCTGGTAGAATTGCGCCTCCGTTAATGCAGCGCCCCAAACATTGCGGAATTTCGCTTCACCGGCGTCGAGCAGGCGGGCGCAAGCGTTAAATTCTCTTTTGACGGCCGCCGCTCCGGCTCGGTGCAAGGCCGGCTGGTCACTGTTTGAGAACCATGTTCCCGGCTGCACGTTTAAGATCGCTATCTGCCGCCCCGCGACGAGCAGATCGCCTTGCGTCGGTGAAGACGATCACGGTCGGGAGGGGTGCTCGACAAAGATATCGTGCATGGCTGCCCTCCGATGGCGCGAGCCATCCTGACTTTACCCATTGTACAATTCCTGTTCCTCTACCGGCCAACTGACCGGGACCAACACCGGCCTGCCCAGGAGAGACGCCATGAAGCTCGGCACCGCGATTGCGGAAATCATGCGGCGCGAGGGGATCGAGATCCTCTGCGGCTATCCCGTCAACCATCTGATCGAGCACGCGGCAAAGGCCGAGATCCGCCCCGTGATGGTGCGGCAGGAGCGCGTCGGGGTGCACATGGCGGATGCGATCTCACGCGTCACATCAGGGCGCACGATCGGCGCGTTCTGCATGCAGCACGGGCCGGGCGCGGAGAATGCGATGGGCGGCGTCGCGCAGTGCTTTGGCGAATCCGTGCCGGTGCTGGTGCTGCCGATGGGCTATCAGCGGCGGCTTGCGCATGTCGAGCCGAATTTCAATTCCAGCGAGGCGATGAAGCCGTTTTCGAAATCGTCCGAGCCGATCATTCTGGCGGCCGAGGTCACCAACATCTTCCGCCGCGCATTTACAAAGCTGAAGAACGGGCGCGGCGGGCCGGTGATCGTCGAGATCCCTGCCGACATGTGGAACGAGGAGGTGCCGGAACCGCTGAACTACACGCCGGTGCTGCGCACCCGCTATGGCGCCGATCCCGCGCATGTGAGGGAGGCCACCGCCCTGCTCGCCAACGCCAGGCGTCCGGTGATCTATGCGGGTCAGGGCGTGCATTACGCACAGGCCTGGCCGCAGCTGAAACGACTCGCGGAACGGCTGGCGATCCCCGTCACCACCAGCCTTGGCGGAAAATCGTCGTTTCCGGAAACCCATCCGCTGTCGCTCGGCTCGGGCGGCCTCGCCGTGCCGCGCGCGGTGCCGAAATTCCTCGCGGAGGCCGATGTCATCTTCGGCATTGGCTGCTCCTTCACCGAGACCAGCTTTGGCGTCGCGATGCCGAAGGGCAAGACCATCATCCATTCCACGCTCGATCCGAACCATCTCAACAAGGATGTGGAGGCGAAGATCGGCCTCGTCGGCGACGCCGCCCTCGTGCTCGATGCGCTGCTGGAGGAGATCGGCAACACGGTCACCGCGGACCGCGATGCCTCGGCCGTCGCGGCCGAGATCGCGGCCTCGCATAAGGAGTGGCTGGCGAAATGGATGCCAAAGCTCACCAGCAATGACGCGCCGCTCAGCCCCTACCGCGTCTTGTGGGACTTGCAACACACCGTCGAGATCGACAACACCATCATCACCCATGATGCCGGCAGCCCGCGCGACCAGCTCTCGCCGTTCTGGAAGGCGGTAACACCCCTCTCCTATCTCGGCTGGGGCAAGACGACGCAGCTCGGCTACGGCCTCGGGCTTGCGATGGGCGCCAAGCTCGCAAAGCCCGACAAGCTCTGCATCAACGTCTGGGGCGATGCCGCCATTGGGTTCACGGGCATGGATTTCGAGACCGCGGTGCGCGAGCGCATCCCGATCCTATCGATCCTGCTTAACAATTTCTCGATGGCGATCGAACTGAAGGTGATGCCGATCTCGACCGAGAAATACCGCTCGACCGACATTTCCGGCGACTATGCCGCGATGGCGCGCGCCTTCGGCGGCTACGGCGAGCGGGTGACAAGGCCGGAGGACATCGTGCCCGCGATCAAACGTGGCATCCAGAAGACGAAAGAGGGCGTGCCGGTGTTGCTGGAGTTCATCACCAGCAAGGAGACCGAGGTGTCGCGACCGGGGACGTGAGGCGACCGCAGGGCCGCGAGCACTGGCTCCGGCCGCAGGAGATGTGATAATCCGGCCGGGTGCCGCGCACGTAGCGGCATCAAGCCGGATTGCGAATGACCACCCCGTCCAACGACATCGCCGGGATCGACGAGCTCAAGCGGCAATTGCAGTCGGCCACGGCCGAGAATGCGCGGCTGCGCGATCGGCAGAACGCCAGCGCCGAGATCTTGCGCACGATCGCCGCCTCTCCCTCCGATGCCCGCCCCGTCTTTGCGGCGATCGCGTCCAGCTCAAAACGCCTGCTCGGCGGCTTCTCCGCCACCGTGCTCCAGTTCATCGGCGATGAGCTGCACCTCGTGGCGTTTACGCCGACCAGCCCGGAAGGAGACGAAGGGCTGAAGGCGTCATTCCCGCGGCGGATCGAGGATTTTCCGACCTTTGCGCTGGTTCGCGGCGGCGAGACGATCCAGTTTCCCGACAGCGAAGCCGGTGACGTCCCGGAGCTGAACCGCGATCTGGCGCGACTGCGCGGCTTCCGCAGCGTGCTGTTCATGCCGCTGATGAACCGCGGCACGGCGGCCGGCATGATCAGCGTCACGCGTGCCGAGACCGGCGCGTTCGCGCCCGACCTCGTGCAATTGCTCCAGACCTTTGCCGACCAGGCCGTGATCGCGATCGAGAACGCGCGGCTGTTCAACGAGACGCGCGAGACGCTGGAGCGGCAGACCGCCACCGCCGACATTTTGAAGGTGATGGCCGCTTCGCCCTCCGACGTGCAGCCGGTGTTCGACGCGATTGCCACCAATGCCAACCGGCTGATCGGCGGCTTCTCCACGGCGGTGCTGCGCTATATCGACGGCGCCGCGCATCTTGCGGCTTTCACGCCGGGCGATCCGGTTGGCGACCGCGTGCTGCAGGGATCGTTCCCGGTGCCGTTCGCGCAGTTTCCGGCCTACCAGCTCGTGGCCAACGGTGAATCGGCGCAGTTGCCCGACACCGAGCTCGAGCCGGCGGCACGCGACATTGGGCGCGCTCGCGGCTTTCGCAGCATGCTGTTCACGCCGATGATGAGCGAGGGCGAGGCCAGGGGCGTCATCATCGCCACGCGACGGACGACCGGCGCGTTCGCCGAGCATCATGTGCGGCTGCTACAGACATTCGCCGACCAGGCGGTGATCGCGGTCAAGAATGTCAGCCTGTTCAACGCCACCAAGGAGGCGCTGGAACGGCAGACTGCGACCGCGGATATCCTCAAGGTGATCGCGGCTTCGCCGGCGGATGTCACACCGGTGTTCCAGGCGATCTCCGATAGCGCCAAGGCGCTAGTCGGCGGACATTCCTCCACCGTCACCCGCGTCATCGACGGCATGCTGCATCTGGCCGCCTTCACCACTGACAACGAGGCCGGCAATACGGAGCTCCTCAGCACGTTCCCGGCGCCGCTCTCGTCGCCTGGCATTCACAGCCGGGTGGCGGCCAGCGGAGAGTATGCGTTCCGCAGCGACATGCAGAACGAGCCCGATCTCGCGGAAGCGATGCGGGAGCTGGCGCGGACGCGCGGTTATCGCAGCATCCTCGTGATCCCGATGCTGCGCGACGGAGTTGCGATCGGTACCATCGGTGTGACGAGGCCAGTGGCCGGTCCTTTCCCGGACAAGGCGATCAATTTGCTCAAGACCTTTGCCGACCAGGCCGTGATCGCGATCGAGAACACGCGGCTGTTCAACGAGGTGCAGGACCGCACGCAGGAACTTGCAAAATCGCTCGACGATTTGCGCGCGGCGCAAGACCGGCTGATCCAGACCGAGAAGCTGGCCTCGCTCGGTCAGCTCACCGCCGGCATCGCGCACGAGATCAAGAATCCGCTCAACTTCGTCAACAATTTTGCGGCGCTCTCTGCCGAGCTGACGGACGAGTTGAACGATGTTCTTACGCCTCTCCCGCTCGGCGACGATGTCCGCAACGACGTCGACGAACTTACGGGACTGCTGAAAGACAATCTGCAAAAGGTCGTGGAGCACGGCAAGCGCGCCGATTCCATCGTCAAGAACATGCTGTTGCATTCGCGCGAAGGTGGCGGCGAGTACCGGCTGAGCGACATTAATGCGCTGGTCGACGAAAGCCTCACCCTCGCCTATCATGGCGCGCGTGCTGAGAAGCCGCAGTTCGACGTGACGATCAAGCGCGAACTCGATCCGGCGGCGGGCTCAGCCGAATTGTTTGCCCAAGAGATCACGCGGGTGCTGCTGAATCTGGTCTCGAACGGGCTTTACGCGGTGGCAAAGCGCAAGGCGGAGAGCGGCGCCGGAGACTATGAGCCTGTCGTGACCGCCACGACCCGAGACCGCGGCGCCCGCATCGAGATCCGCATCCACGACAACGGCACCGGCATTCCGGACGAGGTGAAGGCGAAGATGTTCAATCCGTTCTTCACCACCAAGCCGGCCGGCGAAGGCACCGGACTCGGTCTATCGATGAGCCACGACATCGTCGTGAAGCAGCATGGCGGCACCATCGACGTCGCGACGCGTCCCGGTGAATTCACCGAATTCACCATTATGCTGCCGCGCCAGAACAGATTTTCGGATAAACGTTAGATTGCAACGTCGCCAGGGAGGAGCCTTCATGAATCCGGCGCGGCTCATCCGGCGACAATTGCTTTCGCTGTCCGGTGTCGGGCTCATGCTGGGCGCACTGTTCTTCGCGGCCGCGCTGACGCCGACGCTGATTCCGCGCAGCTATCTCACGCAGGGCGCGCTTGCCGGCGGCTGCTTTGCGATCGGCTATTTCGCGGGCGTGCTGTGGCGCCGGCTGTGGCACTATCTCGAATTGCCCGAGCCCTCGGCGCGCGCACGATCGATCGCGAATGCGCTGGTCGCAGCCGGTTGTCTGCTCGTCGTCATGGTCTCGCTCTGGCGCGCCGCCGAATGGCAGAATGCAATCCGCGCCGTGATGAACATGGCGCCGGTCGAGACCGCGCATCCGTTCAAGGTCTGCGCCATCGCCCTGATCACCTTCGTGGTGCTGCTGGTGCTGGAGCGATCGTTTGCGCTGATCGCCCGCTTCCTCGCCGCGCGCATACGACGCGTCATTCCGCGCAAGGTTGCCAATGTGATCGGCGTGCTCGTCGCGGGCCTGCTGTTCTGGTCGATCGCCAGCAATGTCCTGATCCGCACGGCGTTCAACGCGCTCGACTCCTCTTTCCGCGAACTCGATGTTCTGCTCGAGCCCGAGCGGCCGCAGCCAACCGCCGCCGACAGGACGGGGAGTCCCAATTCGCTGGTGAAGTGGAAAGAGCTCGGGCGCATGGGGCGCCGCTTCATCGCCTCCGGCCCGACCGCAGCGGAGATCAGCGCCGTCACGGGACGACCCGCGCAGGACCCGGTGCGCGTCTATGTGGGTCTCGGCAGCGGCAACACGGCGCAGGCGCGCGCCAGGCTTGCGCTCGACGAGCTCAAGCGGCAGCACGGTTTCGACCGCAAAATCCTGATCGTCATCACGCCGACCGGCACCGGCTGGATCGATCCGGCCGCGATGGATACGCTCGAATATCTCCACCATGGCGATGTCGCGAGCGTCGCGATGCAATATTCCTATCTCAACAGCCCGCTGTCGCTGCTGTTTCAGCCCGAATACGGCGCGGAAGCCGCGCGCGCCCTGTTTGTCGAAATCTACGGCTACTGGACGACGCTGCCGAAGGACCGACGGCCAAAGCTGTATCTGCACGGGCTCAGCCTCGGCGCCCTCAACTCGGAAAAATCCGCCGAGCTGTTCGAGATGATCGGCGATCCCATCGCGGGTGCGCTGTGGAGCGGCCCACCGTTCGAGAGCCGCAACTGGCGCTCGATCACCGCGAATCGCAATCCGGGCTCGCCGGCGTGGCTGCCGAAATTCCGCGACGGACGCTTCGTGCGTTTCATGAACCAGAACGGGCCGACGGTGCCGGCCGATGCGCCCTGGGGCCCGATGCGCATGGTCTATCTGCAATATGCCAGTGACGCGATCACGTTCTTCGCCTATCGCGATGCCTACCAGGCTCCGGCCTGGATGAATGCGCCGCGCGGGCCGGATGTGTCACCGGAGCTCCGATGGTATCCAATCGTCACGATGCTGCAGCTCGCGCTCGACATGGCGGTCGCGACCAATGCGCCAATGGGCTTTGGCCATGTCTATGCACCCGAGCATTACGTCGATACCTGGGTCGCAGTCACCGATGTCAGCGACTGGTCCGCAGATGCGCTGGCGCAGCTCAAACAGCAGCTTGCGGCGAAAGCGCGGAAGACGAGCACAGGCCATGCCGACGACGATTCCGATCGCGGCGGCTAACCCCTACTCCGCCATCTCAACCGGCTGAGTGACGGAAGGACCGGCCAGCGGCCGCTCCTCCATCATGATCAGGCAGAGCGCGGCGGTGGTCATCATCGCGGTCGCTGCAGCGAACACGTAGCGGAACGCATGTCGCATGTCGTCGACCGGGATCGCAGGGATGGCGCCGGCCGCGTGATGCTCGCCAGCGAGCGGAATGTCGGCGCCGAGCGCGATCAGCAGGATCGCGGCGAAGGCTGCGACCGTGAACGAGGACATCAGCGAGCGGAAGAAGTTCATCGCGCCGGTGATGGTGCCGACCAGCGGACGGGCGACCGAATTCTGCAAGGAGACCACGCAGACCGGGAAGGTCGTGCCGAGCCCGAGCGCGAACGCCGCCAACAGCGTCAGCAGCGCCCATAGCGGCAGGGTCGTGAGCGTGAGGCCGAGCGCGCACAGCGCGGCCCAGGAGGTGCCGATGATGGCAACGCGCTTGTAGTGCCTGGCACGCGCCATGGTACGGCCGGCAATCGCCGCGCCGAAGGTCGAGACAGCCGCGAGCGGAATCAGCGCAAGCCCCGCCTCGCTGGCACTGAGGTGATAGACCGACTCGTAATAGAGCGGAAGCTGGACGGTGAGGCCGGTCATGGCGCCGAGCCCGCAACCGCCGGCGGTCAACGCGAACGGCGCGACAGATCCTGTCAGCAGCTTCAACGGCAGGAACGGCTCGTCTGAGCGGCGCGCGTGCCACACGAAAGTCACCGCGAGCGCGACGGCGCCGCCAACCATCGACAGCACGGTCGGCGAGAGCCAGGGATAACGCGTGCCGCCCCAGGTCAGCACCAGCATGAAGACGACGGCAGACGCCATCAGCAATACGCCGCCGAGCCAGTCGACCTTGCGCTTGCGGTGGAACACCGGGATCTTCTTCATCTTCGGCAGCAGCATCACGAGCGCCGCGGCTGCGAGCGGCAGATTGATCCAGAAGATCATCGACCAGTGCAGATGCTCGGCGAACACGCCGCCGATGACGGGGCCGAGAATGCCGCCGACCATCCACACGCTGGAGAAATAGGCCTGGTACTGGCCACGCTCGCGCGGGCTCACGACGTCGGAGATCACGGTCTGCACCACCGGCATGATGCCGCCGCCGCCCAGCCCCTGAAGGCCGCGCGCCAGGATCAGCATCGGCAGGCTCGGCGCGATCGCGCACAGCACGGAGCCCGCAATGAACAGGCTCAAGGACACGATGATCATGACCTTGCGGCCGTAGATGTCGCTCAGCGTGCCAAACACCGGCGCGACCGCGGTCGAGGCGAGCAGATAGGCGGTGATGACCCAGGACAGGTTCGAGACATCCTGGAACTGGCGCCCGATGGTCGGCAGCGCGGTGGCGACGATGGTCTGGTCGAGGGCGGCCAGGAACATCGTCAGCATCAGGCTGATCACAATGGTCCGCACCTCGTCCGACGACAGCGGCGCCGGTGGCACG is drawn from Bradyrhizobium diazoefficiens and contains these coding sequences:
- a CDS encoding response regulator transcription factor, whose translation is MRLLVVEDDPDLNRQLTKALTDAGYVVDRAFDGEEGLYLGDNEPYDAVVLDIGLPKKDGISVLEAWRRNGRTMPVLILTARDRWSDKVQGFDAGADDYVAKPFHLEEVLARIRALLRRSTGHAQSELSCGPVTLDTRTGRVSVSGNPVKMTSHEYRLLAYLMHHSGRVVSRTELVEHLYDQDFDRDSNTIEVFVGRIRKKLDVDIIQTVRGLGYLLTPPAPGA
- a CDS encoding Ku protein, whose protein sequence is MAPRANWKGFLRLSLVTCPVALYPATSDTEKVSFNQINRKTGHRIKYLKVDAETGDEVTSEDIVKGYKVDTDTYIEVTKDELDDIALDSTHTIEIDEFVPKTDIDNRYLIRPYYLVPDGKVGHDAFAVIRETIRSMDKVAIGRIVLTNREHIIALEPLASGLMGTLLRYPYEVRSETEYFDDIQDVKLTKDMLDLAKHIVEKKSGAFEPELFEDHYETALIDLINKKRSGAPIAAKSTPKSGGNVINLMDALKKSLATEKDTAPVAKVAKETVKAKKPKKRVEGQREMLLPISGKGGKDAAAKEATKEAAPKKADKPVRATARTKKAG
- a CDS encoding Flp family type IVb pilin, with protein sequence MTVLRSFLADENGATAIEYCLIAAGIALAIITAVTNTGSALLSSKFISISAAVK
- a CDS encoding phosphatase PAP2 family protein yields the protein MTDTLSLSDIHLDRLNRADRIAWIAIGATAGAVLIASTFGPFQIDWLSFRKPTLVAGLLILLSWFYSTVRKDAALAGALISTAQIIAFAAVAAPLSYVAAGAAFPLWDGELAVLDRRLGFDWMAWLEVMNAAPHLHALLAAAYASFAVQTTAVVLILAAAGHALRLRVFMLSFVLTTLLTIGISALMPAQGVWGHLHLSALDSPAIVPTTRDLPLPVFFGLRDGTFRHLVAEGAEGIISFPSLHAALGLLFLLALRPVKYVGWIAVLLNVAMIAATPVDGSHYFSDVAAGLAIALLSWATVQRALIAGERTEADRELDLRPSSSVR
- a CDS encoding thiamine pyrophosphate-requiring protein — encoded protein: MKLGTAIAEIMRREGIEILCGYPVNHLIEHAAKAEIRPVMVRQERVGVHMADAISRVTSGRTIGAFCMQHGPGAENAMGGVAQCFGESVPVLVLPMGYQRRLAHVEPNFNSSEAMKPFSKSSEPIILAAEVTNIFRRAFTKLKNGRGGPVIVEIPADMWNEEVPEPLNYTPVLRTRYGADPAHVREATALLANARRPVIYAGQGVHYAQAWPQLKRLAERLAIPVTTSLGGKSSFPETHPLSLGSGGLAVPRAVPKFLAEADVIFGIGCSFTETSFGVAMPKGKTIIHSTLDPNHLNKDVEAKIGLVGDAALVLDALLEEIGNTVTADRDASAVAAEIAASHKEWLAKWMPKLTSNDAPLSPYRVLWDLQHTVEIDNTIITHDAGSPRDQLSPFWKAVTPLSYLGWGKTTQLGYGLGLAMGAKLAKPDKLCINVWGDAAIGFTGMDFETAVRERIPILSILLNNFSMAIELKVMPISTEKYRSTDISGDYAAMARAFGGYGERVTRPEDIVPAIKRGIQKTKEGVPVLLEFITSKETEVSRPGT
- a CDS encoding GAF domain-containing protein, with the translated sequence MTTPSNDIAGIDELKRQLQSATAENARLRDRQNASAEILRTIAASPSDARPVFAAIASSSKRLLGGFSATVLQFIGDELHLVAFTPTSPEGDEGLKASFPRRIEDFPTFALVRGGETIQFPDSEAGDVPELNRDLARLRGFRSVLFMPLMNRGTAAGMISVTRAETGAFAPDLVQLLQTFADQAVIAIENARLFNETRETLERQTATADILKVMAASPSDVQPVFDAIATNANRLIGGFSTAVLRYIDGAAHLAAFTPGDPVGDRVLQGSFPVPFAQFPAYQLVANGESAQLPDTELEPAARDIGRARGFRSMLFTPMMSEGEARGVIIATRRTTGAFAEHHVRLLQTFADQAVIAVKNVSLFNATKEALERQTATADILKVIAASPADVTPVFQAISDSAKALVGGHSSTVTRVIDGMLHLAAFTTDNEAGNTELLSTFPAPLSSPGIHSRVAASGEYAFRSDMQNEPDLAEAMRELARTRGYRSILVIPMLRDGVAIGTIGVTRPVAGPFPDKAINLLKTFADQAVIAIENTRLFNEVQDRTQELAKSLDDLRAAQDRLIQTEKLASLGQLTAGIAHEIKNPLNFVNNFAALSAELTDELNDVLTPLPLGDDVRNDVDELTGLLKDNLQKVVEHGKRADSIVKNMLLHSREGGGEYRLSDINALVDESLTLAYHGARAEKPQFDVTIKRELDPAAGSAELFAQEITRVLLNLVSNGLYAVAKRKAESGAGDYEPVVTATTRDRGARIEIRIHDNGTGIPDEVKAKMFNPFFTTKPAGEGTGLGLSMSHDIVVKQHGGTIDVATRPGEFTEFTIMLPRQNRFSDKR
- a CDS encoding alpha/beta-hydrolase family protein, giving the protein MNPARLIRRQLLSLSGVGLMLGALFFAAALTPTLIPRSYLTQGALAGGCFAIGYFAGVLWRRLWHYLELPEPSARARSIANALVAAGCLLVVMVSLWRAAEWQNAIRAVMNMAPVETAHPFKVCAIALITFVVLLVLERSFALIARFLAARIRRVIPRKVANVIGVLVAGLLFWSIASNVLIRTAFNALDSSFRELDVLLEPERPQPTAADRTGSPNSLVKWKELGRMGRRFIASGPTAAEISAVTGRPAQDPVRVYVGLGSGNTAQARARLALDELKRQHGFDRKILIVITPTGTGWIDPAAMDTLEYLHHGDVASVAMQYSYLNSPLSLLFQPEYGAEAARALFVEIYGYWTTLPKDRRPKLYLHGLSLGALNSEKSAELFEMIGDPIAGALWSGPPFESRNWRSITANRNPGSPAWLPKFRDGRFVRFMNQNGPTVPADAPWGPMRMVYLQYASDAITFFAYRDAYQAPAWMNAPRGPDVSPELRWYPIVTMLQLALDMAVATNAPMGFGHVYAPEHYVDTWVAVTDVSDWSADALAQLKQQLAAKARKTSTGHADDDSDRGG